One region of candidate division KSB1 bacterium genomic DNA includes:
- a CDS encoding BamA/TamA family outer membrane protein, with protein MTASYTRQALLVVFLALVFFLVVTALLVSAAGGEEQRSRLLPASGDQHGLTAGYLPAGLGCGKGASRSENPWESRSRSFRSRRRGRDVEPVARYNRVEGLFLGIQLPREEGLVRDVYHLLLWGDGGYGFSSKAWRYQLGLERWFRVGDESRDPLLRFAIGGEVHDLTETQDEWIIPTLENSLAALFLREDFQDYYRRTGASGYLEQKVLGRVTFRAEYRDDRYYNMPADPEKRKATDWSVFGGKKRFRPNPLIEEGQLRGAIAQLIVDTRDDREAPDEGWLVQASAEFYGSQMKSDYEFDRFILDLRRYQPLSYAENLDLRLRLGTGRCRLPEQFLFDLGGIGSLRGYRFKELTGDRFFLANAEYRLRPGERDFPSLFDGVNLILFFDAGAAWFARNPSRPEKGWKELTVSRLRSDVGIALSDRRGRVRVSFAKRTDSRAAPVVVTFRLNREF; from the coding sequence ATGACGGCCAGTTACACGCGTCAGGCCCTGTTGGTTGTTTTCCTCGCACTGGTTTTTTTCCTGGTGGTGACGGCGCTTCTCGTTTCGGCCGCCGGCGGGGAGGAACAACGAAGCAGGCTACTCCCTGCCAGCGGCGACCAGCACGGGCTTACCGCCGGGTACTTGCCGGCGGGACTCGGTTGTGGGAAAGGGGCTTCCCGCAGCGAAAACCCGTGGGAGTCACGTTCGCGCTCCTTTCGTTCACGCCGACGAGGCCGAGATGTGGAGCCGGTTGCCCGTTACAATCGTGTGGAGGGCTTGTTCCTCGGGATCCAACTTCCCCGCGAAGAAGGCCTGGTCCGGGATGTCTACCATCTTCTCCTCTGGGGGGATGGCGGCTACGGCTTTAGCAGCAAGGCCTGGCGCTATCAGCTCGGGCTTGAGAGATGGTTTCGTGTGGGCGACGAGTCCCGTGACCCCCTCCTGCGCTTTGCGATCGGGGGCGAGGTGCACGACCTCACCGAGACGCAAGACGAATGGATCATCCCGACCCTCGAGAACTCCCTGGCTGCGCTTTTCCTGAGGGAGGACTTCCAGGATTATTACCGGCGGACGGGCGCGAGCGGCTACCTCGAGCAGAAAGTTTTGGGGCGCGTGACGTTTCGCGCCGAGTACCGGGATGATCGCTACTACAACATGCCCGCCGATCCGGAGAAGCGGAAGGCCACCGACTGGTCCGTATTCGGTGGCAAGAAGAGGTTTCGTCCCAACCCATTGATCGAGGAAGGCCAGCTGCGAGGAGCCATAGCCCAACTCATCGTCGATACCCGAGACGATCGCGAAGCGCCGGACGAAGGCTGGCTGGTGCAGGCGAGCGCGGAATTTTACGGGAGCCAGATGAAGAGCGACTACGAGTTCGACCGCTTTATCCTGGATCTGCGTCGCTATCAGCCTCTCAGCTACGCCGAGAACCTGGACCTCCGCCTGCGATTGGGTACGGGAAGGTGCCGCCTGCCGGAACAATTCCTCTTCGACCTCGGCGGTATCGGTTCCCTTCGGGGCTATCGGTTCAAAGAGCTCACGGGGGACCGATTTTTCCTGGCCAACGCAGAATATCGCCTTCGCCCCGGGGAGCGCGATTTTCCCTCCCTTTTCGACGGGGTGAACCTCATCCTCTTTTTCGATGCCGGGGCAGCCTGGTTTGCGCGCAATCCTTCCCGACCCGAGAAGGGCTGGAAGGAGCTCACGGTATCGCGCCTGAGGTCAGACGTCGGGATTGCACTGAGTGACCGGCGTGGACGGGTGAGGGTAAGTTTTGCCAAGCGAACGGATTCGCGGGCAGCCCCGGTCGTCGTAACGTTTCGCCTGAACCGGGAGTTCTGA